ATCAGCGGTGCAACCATTACATCAAGCGCAGTAACCAATGCAGTCAATGCCGCATTGTATTACGTGCACAATATTGACCGTTAGGAGGTGGGAAGATGAACAAGAAATGTATGGAACGTTTATTTAACGGTATTGTAAAAGAAAACCCAACCTTCATCCTGATGCTTGGCATGTGCCCGACTCTGGCTGTTACCACGTCAGCGGTGAACGGTGTGGGCATGGGGCTTTCCACAACCGTGGTACTGCTATTTTCTAATATGCTTATTTCTGCCCTTCGTAATATCATTCCGGACCGGGTGAGGATTCCGGCTTACATCGTTGTCGTTGCGACTCTGGTTACGATTGTGCAGCTCCTTTTACAGGCCTATGTACCAAGCCTGTATTCTGCACTTGGAATTTACATTCCTCTTATTGTTGTAAACTGTATTATTTTAGGCCGTGCAGAATCTTATGCTTCCAAGAATGGTGTTATGGAATCTACCTTTGATGGAATCGGTATGGGACTTGGTTTTACCATCGCTCTTACCTGCATCGGTCTTGTCCGTGAGTTGTTAGGTTCCGGAGCTATATTTGGATTTACCTTTATTCCGGAGGATTTTCATATCTCCATTTTCGTCCTCGCTCCGGGCGCGTTCTTTGTGCTGTCTGTTTTAACGGCACTTCAGAATAAGTTTAAGGCACCTTCCGCTACCAACGGTTCTGTTCCTCCGTCTAAGTTAGCTTGCGGCGGCAACTGCGCTTCCTGTTCCGGTTCCTCCTGCATGTCCAATCATGAGGTCCTTCAGGACAAGAAGAAGCAGATGGAAGAGGAAGTACTGGCAGCAAAGAAGGCACAGGCAGCCAAAAAAGAAGCGGAAGCCAAAACCGCAGCTTCCAGGAAAGATGAATAGGAGGATGGATAGATGAAAGAATTATTATTGATAGCCATTGGCTCCGCATTGGTTAACAACGTAGTGCTCAGCCAGTTCCTTGGCCTATGTCCATTCCTTGGAGTTTCCAAAAATGTGAAGACCTCTGCCGGTATGGGCGCAGCCGTTATTTTCGTAATTACCATTGCAGCATTTGCAACCAGTGTCATTTATAAGGG
This genomic stretch from Lacrimispora sphenoides harbors:
- the rsxE gene encoding electron transport complex subunit RsxE encodes the protein MNKKCMERLFNGIVKENPTFILMLGMCPTLAVTTSAVNGVGMGLSTTVVLLFSNMLISALRNIIPDRVRIPAYIVVVATLVTIVQLLLQAYVPSLYSALGIYIPLIVVNCIILGRAESYASKNGVMESTFDGIGMGLGFTIALTCIGLVRELLGSGAIFGFTFIPEDFHISIFVLAPGAFFVLSVLTALQNKFKAPSATNGSVPPSKLACGGNCASCSGSSCMSNHEVLQDKKKQMEEEVLAAKKAQAAKKEAEAKTAASRKDE